The following coding sequences lie in one Eschrichtius robustus isolate mEscRob2 chromosome 17, mEscRob2.pri, whole genome shotgun sequence genomic window:
- the SLC7A13 gene encoding LOW QUALITY PROTEIN: solute carrier family 7 member 13 (The sequence of the model RefSeq protein was modified relative to this genomic sequence to represent the inferred CDS: inserted 3 bases in 2 codons), producing MDAERKIQLKSVFGYSWGTSFLXNIIGAGIFVAPKGVLKYSCMNVGLSLCIWAGCALLPIMTSLCSAEIGITFSCCGAHYYCLKSCFSNLISFLNLWITLFLGPGLAASQALLLAGYSIQPFYPSCSVPKKYLALAILWIVGILNFRGVKEVTWLQISSTVLKMAILGLISLSGVVLLVRGRKQNLXNSFGAEFPEASRFIEAVFQGYFSYSGGGCSMYIAEELKKPRKTVLKCIFTAFPLVTIVYFLVNISYLTVLTPKEILSSDAVAITWTDRVIPSLTWVIPFGISASLFSNLLINVFESSRVIYIAGQEGQLPLLFNMLNIYSSTFISVLLLVIMASIAVVLKNLIDLINYLYIVVSIWSALSMTGILKLRYQKPNLPRPYKVFLPFLLAAIAISLCLVLIPLVKSPHMYYIYVCLFILSGLLFYIPLIYFKLRLLWFEKMTCYLQLLFNICIPEVSDEQMPEVEVGTVKKKIAF from the exons ATGGATGCAGAGAGGAAGATACAGCTCAAGAGCGTATTTGGATATTCCTGGGGCACAAGTTTTT TTAATATAATTGGAGCAGGCATTTTTGTGGCTCCCAAAGGGGTATTGAAGTACTCTTGCATGAACGTGGGGCTCTCCCTGTGCATCTGGGCTGGTTGTGCCTTATTGCCCATTATGACCTCTCTCTGCTCCGCAGAGATAGGTATAACCTTCTCATGCTGTGGAGCTCACTACTATTGTCTCAAGAGCTGTTTTAGCAACTTGATCTCTTTCCTGAACCTCTGGATAACCTTGTTTCTGGGGCCAGGGCTAGCTGCCAGTCAAGCTCTGCTCCTCGCTGGGTACAGCATCCAGCCTTTTTATCCCAGCTGCTCTGTTCCAAAGAAATATCTGGCACTGGCCATATTGTGGATTGTGGGAATTCTGAATTTTCGTGGTGTGAAAGAGGTGACTTGGCTTCAGATATCCAGCACCGTGCTGAAAATGGCCATACTCGGCCTTATTTCCCTAAGTGGAGTAGTGTTGCTGGTGAGAGGGAGGAAGCAGAATCT GAACTCCTTCGGTGCTGAGTTTCCAGAAGCCTCCCGGTTTATAGAAGCTGTCTTCCAAGGATATTTTTCATATTCAGGTGGAGGATGTTCTATGTATATAGCAG AGGAGCTGAAGAAACCCAGGAAGACAGTTCTAAAATGCATATTTACTGCATTCCCTCTGGTGACTATTGTTTATTTTCTGGTTAACATCTCCTACCTGACTGTTCTGACACCCAAGGAAATTCTCTCTTCAG ATGCTGTGGCTATCACATGGACTGATAGAGTTATCCCCTCATTAACATGGGTTATTCCTTTTGGTATTTCTGCCTCATTATTTAGCAACCTTCTGATTAACGTATTTGAATCATCAAGAGTAATATACATTGCAGGCCAAGAGGGCCAGCTGCCTTTGTTATTTAACATGCTTAATATTTACTCCTCTACATTTATATCTGTGCTACTACTTGTCATTATGGCGTCCATTGCGGTTGTCTTGAAAAACCTAATTGATTTGATAAACTATCTTTATATTGTAGTTTCTATTTGGTCTGCTTTATCAATGACAGGAATACTAAAACTGAGATACCAAAAGCCCAATCTACCTCGACCTTATAAG GTGTTTTTGCCATTTCTATTGGCAGCAATAGCCATCAGCCTGTGCTTGGTTTTGATACCTTTGGTGAAGTCTCCACATATGTATTATATCTATGTGTGTCTCTTTATTCTCAGTGGACTTCTGTTTTATAtacctttaatatattttaaattgaggTTGCTTTGGTTTGAGAAGATGACGTGTTATTTACAATTGCTGTTTAATATTTGCATCCCTGAAGTTTCTGATGAACAGATGCCAGAAGTAGAAGTAggaactgtgaaaaaaaaaatagccttctAA